The proteins below are encoded in one region of Oncorhynchus kisutch isolate 150728-3 linkage group LG14, Okis_V2, whole genome shotgun sequence:
- the LOC109878136 gene encoding mitochondrial basic amino acids transporter-like codes for MDFTLDFAAGCIGGAAGVLVGHPFDTVKVRLQVQSVDRPLYRGTYHCFQSIVRQESMTGLYKGIGSPMMGLTFINAIVFGVQGNAMRRLGHDTPLNQFLAGASAGALQSIICCPMELAKTRMQLQGLGERKSKQKLYKNSLDCLVRIYRKEGFCGINRGMVTTLVRETPGFGIYFLTYDVLTRHLGCEPDDPYMILKLLFAGGMSGIASWISTYPVDVIKSRLQADGVGGHNKYNGIADCMRQSMKREGWRVFTRGLTSTLLRAFPVNATTFATVTLFLMYMRNDEGGITDCEPLPAHSSLTASPQQAQPSSL; via the exons ATGGACTTTACATTGGACTTTGCGGCAGGATGCATAGGAG GTGCTGCAGGTGTTTTGGTTGGCCATCCTTTTGATACTGTAAAG GTACGACTCCAAGTTCAGAGTGTGGACAGACCTCTGTACCGCGGCACGTATCACTGCTTCCAGTCTATCGTACGACAAGAGTCT ATGACAGGGCTCTACAAAGGCATCGGCTCCCCCATGATGGGCCTGACCTTCATCAACGCCATTGTGTTCGGTGTCCAGGGCAACGCCATGCGCAGGCTGGGCCACGACACACCGCTCAACCAGTTCCTGGCTGGGGCATCGGCGGGGGCATTGCAGAGCATCATTTGCTGCCCTATGGAGCTGGCCAAGACACGGATGCAGCTGCAGGGCTTGGGCGAGAGGAAGTCCAAGCAGAAGTTGTACAAAAACTCACTGGACTGCCTGGTGCGCATCTACCGGAAGGAGGGCTTCTGCGGAATCAACCGGGGAATGGTGACCACACTGGTCCGTGAGACGCCGGGCTTTGGGATCTACTTCTTGACCTACGATGTCCTGACGCGCCACTTGGGCTGCGAGCCCGACGACCCCTACATGATCCTCAAGTTGCTGTTTGCCGGCGGCATGTCGGGCATCGCCTCGTGGATCTCCACCTACCCTGTGGATGTCATAAAATCGCGGCTCCAGGCGGACGGCGTGGGTGGCCACAACAAGTACAACGGCATTGCAGACTGCATGCGTCAGAGCATGAAGCGGGAGGGCTGGCGGGTGTTCACGCGTGGCCTCACCTCCACACTGCTTCGGGCATTCCCAGTCAACGCCACAACCTTTGCCACCGTGACTCTGTTCCTCATGTACATGCGGAACGACGAGGGCGGCATCACAGACTGCGAGCCCCTACCTGCCCACTCCTCACTCACTGCGAGCCCACAGCAGGCCCAGCCCTCAAGCCTGTGA